The following proteins are encoded in a genomic region of Gadus macrocephalus chromosome 19, ASM3116895v1:
- the psmd5 gene encoding 26S proteasome non-ATPase regulatory subunit 5 isoform X1 has protein sequence MAASIDSLLAEISDIEDPIEELKHLKTAILSIPISALRDSVTGDRFDVIFSLLSTTEREQIELCVDILERLLVALSPVSLAQDFREALQGGLTHHAEGVKILALTQIGRIVAHPEAVTEILNNDDILQEVIHCIGGDHIAVAKQAILSLSKLSHSKAGLDKLFRSSLLKDMKDVMEISDIVRYRVYELVVDIASVSDISLGYCASSSFISQLLAELMGEDVLIRATAIEMVTGLAQSQHGRQHLAQQGVMDKISNMIKGANTDPFSSLYLPGLVKFFGTLAITDSPQQVCEMYPAFQNKVFEMALDPDPVMTGVALDTLGLLGSTVEGKQVLQKTGEQFKAVLVRMSQLAHLGATEMRVRSLDAIAQLLNLEVEHQTEDLLALTESWFLLLANKPMDMITNICTQPFPELHCSGLRVFTAIAPQPWGQRLMIGTPSFMEFIVDRSTGKTKEAKDAKFALVGALVSTSTAATILGSRNYLQLRTYLREGAYYVAAVAAVSTDGAE, from the exons ATGGCGGCGTCCATAGACAGCTTGTTGGCGGAAATCTCCGATATTGAAGATCCAATTGAAGAACTCAAACATCTGAAAACAGCGATTCTATCCATCCCAATAAGCGCACTGCGTGACTCGGTCACAGGAGATCGTTTCGACGTCATTTTCTCCCTTCTGAGCACAACTGAAAG GGAACAGATTGAGTTATGTGTCGACATTCTGGAGCGCCTCTTGGTGGCCCTCAGCCCGGTGTCCCTGGCCCAGGACTTCAGAGAGGCTCTACAGGGGGGGTTAACTCATCACGCCGAGGGGGTGAAGATACTGGCCTTAACACAG ATCGGTAGGATAGTGGCCCATCCAGAGGCTGTCACTGAAATCCTTAACAACGATGACATCCTTCAAGAGGTTATTCACTGCATTGGTGGGGATCACATAGCCGTGGCCAAACAG GCCATTTTGTCCCTGTCCAAACTGAGCCACTCCAAGGCCGGCCTGGACAAACTGTTCCGCAGCAGTCTTCTCAAAGACATGAAGGATGTGATGGAGATAAGCGACATTGTCCGATACAGAGTTTATGAG CTGGTGGTGGACATAGCGTCTGTGTCTGACATCTCCCTGGGCTACTGCGCCAGTAGCAGCTTCATCTCCCAGCTGCTGGCTGAGCTGATGGGAGAGGACGTTCTGATCAG GGCAACAGCCATCGAGATGGTGACAGGTCTGGCCCAGAGCCAGCATGGACGCCAGCACCTGGCCCAGCAGGGGGTGATGGACAAGATCTCCAACATGATCAAAGGAGCCAACACagaccccttctcctccctgtaCCTCCCTG GGCTGGTGAAGTTCTTTGGGACCCTGGCGATCACAGACAGCCCCCAGCAGGTGTGTGAGATGTACCCGGCCTTCCAGAACAAGGTGTTTGAGATGGCCCTGGACCCCGACCCAGTCATGACCGGGGTGGCTCTGGACACGCTGGGCCTACTGGGCTCAACCGTGGAGGGCAAACAGGTCCTACAGAAGACCG GAGAACAGTTCAAGGCAGTGTTGGTCAGAATGAGCCAGCTGGCCCATCTGGGAGCCACGGAGATGAGGGTGCGCAGCCTGGATGCCATCGCTCAGCTGCTCAATCTAGAG GTAGAACACCAGACCGAGGATCTCTTGGCTCTGACAGAGTCCTGGTTCCTCCTGCTGGCCAACAAGCCCATGGACATGATCACCAACATCTGCACCCAGCCCTTCCCTGAGCTGCACTGCAGCGGCCTGCGTGTCTTCACA GCCATCGCACCTCAACCCTGGGGTCAGAGGCTGATGATCGGCACGCCCAGCTTCATGGAGTTCATCGTGGACCGCTCCACAGGGAAGACCAAGGAAGCCAAGGATGCCAAGTTTGCACTGGTGGGGGCTCTGGTGAGCACGTCCACAGCCGCCACCATCCTCGGGAGCCGGAACTACCTGCAGCTGAGGACCTACCTGAGAGAGGGGGCGTACTATGTGGCAGCGGTGGCTGCCGTCAGCACGGATGGAGCCGAATAA
- the psmd5 gene encoding 26S proteasome non-ATPase regulatory subunit 5 isoform X2, which yields MAASIDSLLAEISDIEDPIEELKHLKTAILSIPISALRDSVTGDRFDVIFSLLSTTEREQIELCVDILERLLVALSPVSLAQDFREALQGGLTHHAEGVKILALTQIGRIVAHPEAVTEILNNDDILQEVIHCIGGDHIAVAKQAILSLSKLSHSKAGLDKLFRSSLLKDMKDVMEISDIVRYRVYELVVDIASVSDISLGYCASSSFISQLLAELMGEDVLIRATAIEMVTGLAQSQHGRQHLAQQGVMDKISNMIKGANTDPFSSLYLPGLVKFFGTLAITDSPQQVCEMYPAFQNKVFEMALDPDPVMTGVALDTLGLLGSTVEGKQVLQKTGEQFKAVLVRMSQLAHLGATEMRVRSLDAIAQLLNLENILRQWQGIGSVPKDPQSPERPQYDTYSEVHGNTHKW from the exons ATGGCGGCGTCCATAGACAGCTTGTTGGCGGAAATCTCCGATATTGAAGATCCAATTGAAGAACTCAAACATCTGAAAACAGCGATTCTATCCATCCCAATAAGCGCACTGCGTGACTCGGTCACAGGAGATCGTTTCGACGTCATTTTCTCCCTTCTGAGCACAACTGAAAG GGAACAGATTGAGTTATGTGTCGACATTCTGGAGCGCCTCTTGGTGGCCCTCAGCCCGGTGTCCCTGGCCCAGGACTTCAGAGAGGCTCTACAGGGGGGGTTAACTCATCACGCCGAGGGGGTGAAGATACTGGCCTTAACACAG ATCGGTAGGATAGTGGCCCATCCAGAGGCTGTCACTGAAATCCTTAACAACGATGACATCCTTCAAGAGGTTATTCACTGCATTGGTGGGGATCACATAGCCGTGGCCAAACAG GCCATTTTGTCCCTGTCCAAACTGAGCCACTCCAAGGCCGGCCTGGACAAACTGTTCCGCAGCAGTCTTCTCAAAGACATGAAGGATGTGATGGAGATAAGCGACATTGTCCGATACAGAGTTTATGAG CTGGTGGTGGACATAGCGTCTGTGTCTGACATCTCCCTGGGCTACTGCGCCAGTAGCAGCTTCATCTCCCAGCTGCTGGCTGAGCTGATGGGAGAGGACGTTCTGATCAG GGCAACAGCCATCGAGATGGTGACAGGTCTGGCCCAGAGCCAGCATGGACGCCAGCACCTGGCCCAGCAGGGGGTGATGGACAAGATCTCCAACATGATCAAAGGAGCCAACACagaccccttctcctccctgtaCCTCCCTG GGCTGGTGAAGTTCTTTGGGACCCTGGCGATCACAGACAGCCCCCAGCAGGTGTGTGAGATGTACCCGGCCTTCCAGAACAAGGTGTTTGAGATGGCCCTGGACCCCGACCCAGTCATGACCGGGGTGGCTCTGGACACGCTGGGCCTACTGGGCTCAACCGTGGAGGGCAAACAGGTCCTACAGAAGACCG GAGAACAGTTCAAGGCAGTGTTGGTCAGAATGAGCCAGCTGGCCCATCTGGGAGCCACGGAGATGAGGGTGCGCAGCCTGGATGCCATCGCTCAGCTGCTCAATCTAGAG AATATTCTCAGGCAATGGCAAGGGATCGGATCTGTCCCGAAAGACCCTCAGTCCCCGGAGAGACCCCAGTACGATACGTACTctgaggtccacgggaacacccacaaatggtga
- the LOC132447742 gene encoding beta-1,3-galactosyltransferase 9: protein MQISLCRLRGHQWCFLLFNVLLFHALLFGADLVEEYLLQPTPGVYTDALVLDVRERARKLDMDPARDNVSQAYPIANPRACLNADLFLLALVLSSPANSSQRDAVRRSWANQTRVQGFPLRTLFFVGSIQTAAAQEAVVRESERHGDLVQGNAVADSSPHGPKEETVLVLRWVVAFCPGARFVLLTRDSVFVNLPALGGYLLGLHRHPEDLYLGRVIQMEAPNRDPARPGYLPASLYPDRYLPDYCAGAAYVLSQDVVRKAYVASETIRAPVPADVFVGLCARKAGVVPSHSARFSGDKHIRYNQCCYRYQFSSAGMDGEELATVWADLGPADTGCSLMKTYYGLVACKVLTYLDKLSFFSSQGNTDPGPAAGQ, encoded by the exons ATGCAG ATATCTCTGTGCCGGTTGCGTGGCCACCAGTGGTGCTTCCTGCTCTTCAACGTGCTCCTGTTCCACGCCCTCCTGTTCGGGGCCGACCTGGTGGAGGAGTACCTGCTGCAGCCCACCCCCGGGGTGTACACCGACGCCCTGGTCCTCGATGTGAGGGAGAGGGCCCGGAAACTGGACATGGATCCCGCCCGGGACAACGTCTCCCAGGCCTACCCCATCGCCAACCCCCGCGCCTGCCTCAACGCTGACCTCTTCCTCCTGGCGCTGGTCTTAAGCTCGCCGGCCAACAGCAGCCAGCGGGACGCGGTGCGCCGCTCCTGGGCCAATCAGACCCGGGTCCAAGGCTTCCCCCTGCGGACCCTCTTCTTCGTGGGCTCCATCCAGACGGCGGCGGCGCAGGAGGCCGTGGTGAGGGAGTCGGAGCGGCACGGCGACCTGGTGCAGGGTAACGCGGTGGCTGACTCCTCTCCTCACGGGCCCAAGGAGGAGACGGTGCTGGTCCTGCGCTGGGTGGTCGCCTTCTGCCCCGGGGCCCGCTTCGTGCTGCTCACCAGGGATTCTGTGTTTGTCAACCTGCCGGCCCTCGGGGGCTACCTGCTGGGGCTGCACCGGCACCCCGAGGACCTGTACCTGGGCCGGGTTATCCAGATGGAGGCCCCCAACCGGGACCCGGCGCGGCCCGGCTACCTTCCCGCCTCCCTCTACCCGGACAGGTACCTGCCCGACTACTGCGCCGGGGCGGCGTACGTCCTGTCCCAGGACGTGGTGCGCAAGGCCTACGTGGCGTCCGAGACGATCCGCGCGCCGGTACCCGCGGACGTGTTCGTGGGTCTGTGCGCCCGGAAGGCCGGCGTGGTTCCCTCACACAGCGCCCGGTTCTCCGGGGACAAGCATATCCGCTACAACCAGTGCTGCTACCGCTACCAGTTCAGCTCGGCGGGGATGGACGGCGAGGAGCTGGCGACGGTGTGGGCCGACCTGGGGCCCGCCGACACCGGCTGCAGCCTCATGAAGACCTACTACGGCCTCGTGGCGTGCAAGGTGCTCACCTACCTGGACAAGCTGTCCTTCTTCAGCTCCCAGGGAAACACTGACCCGGGGCCCGCCGCTGGGCAATag